The DNA segment GCAACGGGACGAACTCCACGCAACCTTAACAGGTTGCGTTTTTTTTGCTGATCGACAGCAATGTGTAGATTATTTCTACAATTTGCACCGCAACATCGTAAGCGTAATAACCTAGCTTATGCCGTGTAACCGTGTCTGTTGCACTAAGATCAGAGCCCCTCAGCGCCTTTTGCATGCAGCAACGATAATGCGCCAAGCAGACCCTGCAGGGTAGTGAACAGTCCGTAAAGTATCGCGCAGGCGACTGCCGTTTCTTGCGTCGCGCCGAAGGCTCCGAGCATCAGCGCCGAAGCAGCTTCGCGCGTGCCCCAACCGCCGATGCCAACCGGCATTGCGGCGAATACAAAAATCGGTCCGGCGGCGATGACGAACTGCCACCACACCAGATCAAGTCCTAATCCATATCCGCCGAAGGCGAAGGCGGCAATTGAAAACAGCTGCACGCCGCCCGACCAGAGTATCTGCACGAAATATTGCTGCAAGGGATTGGGCCGTGCGTGCAAGGCATCAAGTAACGCGATGGCGCGGCCGGGCAGAAGCCCCTTGAGCGCCATTGACAGCGACCAGATCAGCAAGGGGGCGATAATCGTCAGCACGGTCAAGGCGGCGGCAAATATGGGTGGCGTGCTCAGTACCGCTGCTGACAGCAGCCCGAGCGCCTGTGCGACAGCCGTCATTGACAACGACAGCGCGACCAGCACCCAGAGGCCGGAGAGCCGGTCGAGCAGCACGCTCGCTGCTGTTCGTGCAATCGGGTGACCGAGATTTTGCAGATGCAGCGCGCGCAGGGTATCGCCGCCCAACGTGGCCCCCGGCAGCACCGTGTTGGCCATGACACCGCGCCAGTAGGCGAGGATCATTTCGCGCCG comes from the Georgfuchsia toluolica genome and includes:
- a CDS encoding lysylphosphatidylglycerol synthase transmembrane domain-containing protein translates to MNVRSLFRLVASIVLFALVLWFIGPARVLASFTQADSGWLAAGFAASLCASLLSALRWHALAAWLGVHAPRREMILAYWRGVMANTVLPGATLGGDTLRALHLQNLGHPIARTAASVLLDRLSGLWVLVALSLSMTAVAQALGLLSAAVLSTPPIFAAALTVLTIIAPLLIWSLSMALKGLLPGRAIALLDALHARPNPLQQYFVQILWSGGVQLFSIAAFAFGGYGLGLDLVWWQFVIAAGPIFVFAAMPVGIGGWGTREAASALMLGAFGATQETAVACAILYGLFTTLQGLLGALSLLHAKGAEGL